CGGTAAAAATATCTTCGCCATTGGTGGCAACCCCGAAGCCGCTCGTGTTTCAGGGGTAAATGTCACACGCAATTTAGTAGTAATTTATATGATAGCAGGTATGTTTTACGGCTTTGGTGGAATGTTAGAAGCAGGCAGAATTGGCTCTGCCACAAACAATTTAGGTTTTATGTATGAACTTGATGCGATTGCTGCTTGCGTGGTTGGGGGCGTTTCCTTTGCTGGTGGCGTAGGCACAGTAATCGGTGTGATTACAGGAGTACTCATTTTTACCGTAATCAACTATGGCTTAACCTACATCGGCGTAAACCCTTACTGGCAATATATCATCAAAGGAAGCATTATTATTTTCGCCGTAGCGATCGACTCGCTAAAATATGCGAAGAAAAAATAACAAGAAAAATAATTCCCCTATACATTTTAAAAGGTGTAGGGGAATTACTTTATTAACGCTTATTTAATAACCTGACAAATTTAAACGTTTATACTGATCACAGCCTTTTTGATTTCCATTTTCACAGGCTTGTTTATACAACGCTTTCGCTTCAATATAGCTTTGTGGCACACCTTGACCATTATCATACGCCACACCGAGGTTATATTGCGCTTTTGCATCTCCTTGTTCCGCCGCTTGTTTAATTTCTTCTAAAGGCGGAGATAAAGCCATAGAATTAGCCGAATAAGT
This portion of the Vespertiliibacter pulmonis genome encodes:
- a CDS encoding tetratricopeptide repeat protein, producing the protein MALSPPLEEIKQAAEQGDAKAQYNLGVAYDNGQGVPQSYIEAKALYKQACENGNQKGCDQYKRLNLSGY